A part of Deltaproteobacteria bacterium genomic DNA contains:
- the lipB gene encoding lipoyl(octanoyl) transferase LipB, with amino-acid sequence MAMTLVVQELGRIEYGRALALQQELLAARLAEHVPDQLLLLEHDPVYTLGRGADAADLCGADERLGVPVFRVGRGGGVTFHGPGQLVAYPIIKLGSGRRDVHRYMRCLEDVVIATCSEFGVVAERCPDTTGVWVGEAKIASLGVGLRRWVTYHGLALNVATDLRFFRAIVPCRMPALRVTSLAELLAVVPSLPEVGAVLARRFRETFETSQPGEAAA; translated from the coding sequence ATGGCAATGACCTTGGTGGTGCAAGAACTCGGACGGATCGAGTACGGACGCGCGCTGGCGCTACAGCAAGAGCTGCTCGCCGCGCGCCTGGCGGAGCACGTGCCAGATCAGCTGCTGCTGCTGGAGCACGACCCCGTCTACACCCTCGGCCGTGGCGCTGACGCGGCGGATCTGTGCGGTGCCGACGAGCGGCTCGGGGTACCGGTATTTCGCGTAGGCCGCGGTGGTGGCGTGACGTTTCACGGCCCGGGGCAGCTGGTGGCCTATCCCATCATCAAGCTCGGCAGTGGCCGCCGCGACGTGCACCGCTACATGCGCTGCCTCGAGGACGTCGTCATCGCTACATGTTCCGAATTCGGCGTTGTGGCCGAGCGCTGTCCCGATACCACCGGCGTATGGGTGGGGGAAGCGAAAATCGCCTCACTAGGTGTCGGCCTGCGGCGCTGGGTGACCTATCACGGCCTGGCGTTGAATGTGGCGACGGACTTGCGCTTCTTTCGCGCGATCGTGCCGTGCCGGATGCCCGCGCTGCGGGTGACCTCGTTGGCTGAATTGCTTGCGGTTGTGCCATCGCTGCCTGAGGTTGGCGCGGTGCTGGCGCGACGCTTCCGCGAGACGTTCGAAACCAGCCAGCCCGGGGAGGCCGCTGCATGA
- the groL gene encoding chaperonin GroEL (60 kDa chaperone family; promotes refolding of misfolded polypeptides especially under stressful conditions; forms two stacked rings of heptamers to form a barrel-shaped 14mer; ends can be capped by GroES; misfolded proteins enter the barrel where they are refolded when GroES binds), whose amino-acid sequence MPAKTIHLHEKAREGLLTGANLLADAARVTLGPRGRNVLIEKAFGAPLITKDGVTVVKEIELEGRFENMGAKMVREVAQKTADAAGDGTTTATVLARGILREGLRLVAAGVDPMELKRGIDLGVEAAVGSIKDQSRPVKGRANIAQVGTIAANGDRAIGDMLAEAMDKVGKDGVITVEEAKSLDSTLDLVEGMQFDRGYQSPYFVTNPEKMIAELDDPYILLHEKKISNMRDLLPLLEKIAQSGRPLLIISEEVDGEALAALVVNRLRGTLKCAAAKAPGFGDRRKAMLEDLAILTGGQVVAEELGIKLENVTLKDLGRAKRVELDKDNTTVVGGAGKKDTIEGRISQIRAQIEETTSDYDREKLQERLAKLAGGVAVVRVGAATEVEMKEKKSRADDAMHAIKAAAEEGIVPGGGVALVRAQAALDKVKAEGERGHGLAIVRRAMEEPLRQLATNAGHEASVVVAKVRDGADDFGFNAMSGEFEALFKAGVIDPAKVVRTALQNAASVASLMITTEAAVAEKPKKKKAAGAPAPAEDYDEEY is encoded by the coding sequence ATGCCCGCCAAAACCATTCATCTCCACGAAAAAGCGCGTGAAGGCTTGCTCACGGGCGCCAACCTACTCGCCGATGCCGCCCGGGTCACCTTGGGGCCGCGCGGGCGCAATGTGCTGATCGAGAAAGCGTTCGGTGCTCCGTTGATCACCAAGGACGGGGTGACGGTGGTCAAGGAAATCGAGCTCGAAGGCAGGTTCGAGAACATGGGCGCCAAGATGGTACGCGAGGTGGCCCAAAAGACCGCCGACGCCGCCGGTGACGGCACCACCACCGCTACCGTCTTGGCTCGAGGAATTTTGCGCGAAGGCCTGCGCTTGGTGGCCGCCGGCGTTGATCCGATGGAGCTCAAGCGCGGCATCGACCTCGGAGTCGAGGCCGCCGTGGGCTCGATCAAAGACCAGAGCCGGCCTGTCAAAGGCCGAGCCAACATCGCCCAAGTGGGCACCATCGCTGCCAACGGCGACCGCGCCATCGGCGATATGTTGGCTGAGGCCATGGACAAAGTCGGCAAGGATGGCGTCATCACCGTCGAAGAAGCCAAGAGCTTGGATTCCACGCTCGATCTGGTCGAGGGCATGCAGTTCGACCGCGGCTACCAGTCACCGTACTTTGTCACCAATCCCGAAAAAATGATCGCGGAGCTCGATGACCCGTACATCCTTCTGCACGAGAAGAAGATCTCGAATATGCGCGACCTGCTGCCGCTGCTCGAGAAAATCGCGCAATCCGGCCGCCCGCTGCTGATCATCTCGGAGGAGGTTGACGGCGAAGCGCTGGCGGCACTGGTAGTCAACAGGCTGCGCGGTACGCTCAAATGCGCGGCGGCCAAGGCGCCGGGCTTCGGCGACCGGCGCAAAGCGATGCTGGAGGACTTGGCGATTCTCACCGGCGGACAGGTGGTGGCCGAGGAGTTGGGCATCAAGCTCGAAAACGTCACGCTCAAGGACCTGGGCCGCGCCAAGCGCGTCGAGCTCGATAAGGACAACACCACTGTGGTCGGTGGCGCCGGCAAGAAAGACACGATCGAGGGCCGCATTAGTCAGATTCGTGCCCAGATTGAAGAGACGACCTCGGACTACGACCGCGAGAAGCTGCAAGAGCGGTTGGCCAAGCTCGCCGGCGGCGTCGCGGTGGTGCGCGTCGGCGCTGCGACCGAGGTGGAAATGAAGGAAAAGAAATCCCGCGCTGACGACGCCATGCATGCCATCAAGGCGGCGGCCGAAGAAGGCATCGTACCCGGCGGCGGGGTGGCGCTGGTGCGCGCCCAAGCGGCGCTCGACAAGGTGAAGGCGGAGGGAGAACGGGGGCACGGTCTGGCCATCGTCCGCCGGGCGATGGAGGAGCCCCTGCGCCAACTGGCCACCAACGCCGGCCACGAAGCGTCGGTGGTGGTTGCCAAGGTGCGCGATGGCGCCGACGACTTCGGCTTCAACGCCATGAGCGGCGAGTTCGAGGCGCTGTTCAAGGCCGGGGTCATCGATCCTGCCAAAGTGGTGCGCACGGCGCTGCAGAACGCCGCCAGCGTGGCCAGCCTGATGATCACTACCGAAGCCGCGGTGGCTGAAAAACCCAAGAAGAAGAAAGCGGCGGGCGCGCCGGCACCGGCTGAGGACTACGATGAGGAATACTAG
- a CDS encoding nitronate monooxygenase, which translates to MAKNPLHTKLCDMLGIEFPIIAFTHCKDVVNAVVNSGGFAVLGEAMHTPDEIAADIKWIRERVGSKPFGIDLVLPASVPPKDTLDELLAKIPEPQRKFARAIKEKYNVPDPKGQVALHQWGGLNQEIARKQLEVILDERVPVFTSGLGSPEFILKAMHERGIKVFGLIGKTRQAKREIEAGVDAIIAQGYDAAGHTGPIGTFSIVPEVAAIAGDVPVIAAGGITTGRHLAAALCLGAAGVWTGTLWLASRESDSDMIVKEKLLAATSDDTVYSKSISGMPMRILKCPWTEAWAKPEAPPILPAPYQMLLSSDYIQGANDHRRGDLMTEAAGQGVSFVKAMKPARQIVFDMAGEALAAFEELTGVAAE; encoded by the coding sequence ATGGCCAAGAACCCGTTGCACACCAAGCTCTGCGATATGCTGGGGATCGAGTTCCCGATCATCGCCTTCACGCACTGCAAGGATGTCGTGAACGCGGTCGTCAACAGCGGCGGGTTCGCCGTCCTCGGCGAAGCGATGCACACCCCCGACGAGATCGCCGCCGATATCAAGTGGATTCGCGAGCGGGTCGGCAGCAAGCCCTTCGGCATCGACTTGGTCCTCCCGGCCTCGGTGCCGCCCAAGGACACGCTGGACGAGTTGCTGGCCAAGATTCCCGAGCCCCAGCGCAAGTTCGCTCGGGCCATCAAGGAGAAGTACAACGTACCCGATCCGAAAGGACAGGTAGCGTTGCACCAGTGGGGCGGTCTCAACCAGGAGATTGCCCGCAAGCAACTGGAGGTGATCCTGGACGAGCGCGTCCCGGTCTTCACCTCCGGGCTCGGCAGCCCCGAGTTCATTCTGAAGGCCATGCACGAGCGCGGGATCAAAGTCTTCGGTCTGATCGGCAAGACCCGTCAGGCCAAGCGCGAGATCGAGGCCGGCGTCGATGCCATCATTGCGCAGGGCTACGACGCGGCGGGGCACACCGGGCCGATCGGCACCTTCTCGATTGTGCCCGAGGTGGCGGCGATCGCGGGCGATGTCCCGGTGATCGCGGCCGGCGGCATCACCACTGGCCGGCACCTCGCCGCGGCGCTCTGCCTCGGCGCTGCCGGTGTGTGGACGGGGACGCTCTGGCTGGCTTCGCGCGAATCGGACTCGGATATGATCGTCAAGGAGAAGCTCCTCGCCGCGACGTCCGACGACACCGTGTACTCCAAGAGCATTTCCGGAATGCCGATGCGTATCCTCAAGTGCCCGTGGACGGAAGCGTGGGCGAAGCCCGAGGCGCCCCCGATCTTGCCGGCGCCGTACCAGATGCTGCTCAGCTCCGATTACATCCAAGGGGCCAACGACCATCGCCGCGGCGATCTGATGACCGAAGCCGCGGGCCAAGGTGTCAGCTTCGTCAAGGCGATGAAGCCGGCACGCCAGATCGTGTTCGACATGGCCGGCGAGGCCCTCGCGGCGTTCGAGGAGCTGACCGGCGTCGCGGCCGAGTGA
- a CDS encoding glutathione S-transferase family protein, with protein MMKLYDHPDCPFCHKVRVVLAEKELEHEKLFVDLRAGEQRNPEFLKLNPYGKVPVLVDEDLVVYDSTIINEYLEDEYPLPHLLPEDSAGRARVRMLEDYCDNSFLPVAGLVLAEMAKPEAERDAEKLKRYQGEVSRALVRVEGLLDGKEYLVGEFSLADIAFVPRVLVLPQLGVELDARLRQVAAWIQRLRQRPSIQALGL; from the coding sequence ATGATGAAACTGTACGACCATCCGGACTGCCCGTTCTGCCACAAGGTCCGCGTGGTTCTGGCAGAAAAGGAACTCGAGCACGAGAAGTTGTTCGTCGACCTGCGCGCGGGCGAGCAGCGCAACCCGGAGTTCCTCAAGCTCAATCCCTACGGTAAGGTGCCGGTGCTGGTCGACGAAGACCTGGTGGTTTACGACTCCACCATCATCAATGAGTACCTCGAGGACGAGTACCCGTTGCCCCACCTGCTGCCGGAAGACTCGGCGGGGCGGGCGCGCGTGCGGATGCTCGAGGATTACTGCGATAATTCGTTCTTGCCGGTGGCCGGGCTAGTCCTGGCCGAGATGGCCAAGCCTGAGGCTGAGCGCGACGCCGAGAAGCTCAAGCGCTATCAGGGAGAAGTCAGCCGCGCCTTGGTACGCGTCGAAGGCCTGCTCGACGGCAAGGAATACCTGGTCGGCGAGTTTTCGCTGGCGGATATTGCCTTTGTGCCGCGGGTCCTGGTCCTGCCGCAGCTGGGGGTCGAGTTGGACGCACGGCTGCGCCAGGTAGCCGCTTGGATCCAGCGCCTGCGCCAGCGGCCCAGCATTCAGGCCCTCGGCCTGTAA
- the lipA gene encoding lipoyl synthase, with translation MSDPTIEAAPGGRRHPEWLKVRAPSGEAVHDTKRVIRGLQLHTVCEEARCPNVGECWGHRTATFMLMGEVCTRNCGFCAVTHGRPATLDPDEPRRVAQAVAQLNLRHVVVTSVDRDDLQDGGAQHFADTACAIKAQRPDCRVELLIPDFQGDQRAIDTATDAPIDVLNHNLETVPRLYRRVRPGSHYQRSLALLQRAHERRPGLLTKTGLMLGLGEQRAEMLAVFADLQAAGCAILTLGQYLRPSAEHLPVERYVPPPEFAELGRAAAEFGFRHVESGPLVRSSYHAWKHVG, from the coding sequence ATGAGTGACCCCACGATCGAGGCCGCGCCGGGGGGCCGGCGCCACCCGGAGTGGCTCAAGGTGCGGGCACCGAGCGGGGAAGCGGTCCATGACACCAAGCGCGTCATACGCGGGCTCCAGCTGCACACGGTATGTGAAGAAGCGCGCTGCCCGAACGTCGGCGAGTGCTGGGGTCATCGCACCGCGACCTTCATGCTCATGGGCGAGGTTTGCACCCGCAACTGCGGTTTTTGCGCAGTGACCCATGGCCGCCCGGCGACCCTGGATCCGGATGAGCCACGCCGGGTGGCCCAGGCCGTGGCCCAGCTCAACCTGCGCCACGTGGTGGTGACCTCAGTCGATCGCGACGACTTGCAGGATGGCGGGGCTCAGCACTTCGCCGACACCGCCTGTGCCATCAAGGCGCAGCGCCCCGATTGCCGGGTGGAACTGCTCATACCCGATTTCCAAGGCGACCAGCGTGCGATCGACACGGCGACCGACGCGCCCATCGATGTCCTCAATCACAACCTCGAAACCGTGCCGCGGCTCTATAGGCGCGTACGCCCAGGATCCCACTACCAGCGCTCGCTGGCCCTGCTGCAGCGAGCCCACGAACGCAGGCCGGGGCTGCTGACCAAGACCGGCTTAATGCTGGGCTTGGGCGAGCAGCGGGCGGAAATGCTGGCCGTTTTTGCCGATCTTCAGGCCGCGGGCTGTGCGATTTTGACCCTCGGGCAGTACTTGCGGCCGAGCGCCGAGCACCTGCCGGTAGAGCGGTACGTGCCGCCGCCGGAGTTTGCCGAATTGGGGCGCGCAGCCGCTGAATTCGGCTTCCGCCACGTCGAATCCGGACCCTTAGTGCGCAGCTCCTATCACGCCTGGAAACACGTCGGATGA
- the pyrE gene encoding orotate phosphoribosyltransferase, whose protein sequence is MVKTKLLDLLIARSYRHADSPSFRLASGKLSNFYVDCKATTMCGEAMPLVGQVVASLLPPEADAVGGLTMGADWIAAPTAFHCQLQGRRVDVFSVRKEPKAHGLKKWIEGCAERGSKVVVLDDVVTTGGSTIDAIRRCREEGLRVVGVVALIDRQEENGMENIRLEAGPDVPLAAVFTHADLEARWRARAAGAHAATG, encoded by the coding sequence ATGGTGAAGACGAAGCTGCTGGATCTGCTGATTGCCCGCTCGTATCGCCACGCCGATTCGCCGTCGTTTCGGCTGGCTTCGGGCAAGCTCAGCAACTTCTACGTCGATTGCAAGGCGACCACCATGTGCGGCGAGGCCATGCCGCTGGTGGGTCAGGTGGTTGCGAGCCTGCTACCGCCGGAGGCCGACGCGGTCGGCGGACTGACGATGGGTGCGGATTGGATAGCGGCACCGACCGCGTTCCATTGCCAACTGCAAGGCCGCCGCGTCGATGTCTTCTCGGTGCGCAAAGAGCCTAAGGCGCACGGTCTGAAGAAGTGGATCGAGGGGTGCGCGGAGCGCGGCTCGAAGGTGGTGGTGCTCGACGATGTCGTGACCACCGGCGGCTCGACCATCGACGCCATCAGACGCTGCCGCGAAGAGGGGCTGCGTGTGGTCGGGGTTGTGGCCCTGATCGACCGTCAGGAAGAGAACGGGATGGAAAACATCCGGCTCGAAGCCGGGCCGGATGTTCCGCTAGCCGCGGTCTTTACGCATGCCGATCTTGAGGCTCGCTGGCGAGCGCGTGCAGCTGGTGCTCACGCGGCTACGGGCTGA
- a CDS encoding ribonuclease HII: MSERGKRQRRKAARLGVLLRPERELWRLGYRLVAGVDEVGVGPLAGPVVAAAVVFPPEVSIPGVDDSKKLTPAARERLAEAIRAQALSIGVGVVGVADIDRLNIYHAALEAMRRAVLELTLVPAHLLVDARHVPGLDIPQLALVKGDARSFSIAAASIVAKVARDRMMVALDEQYPVYGFASHMGYGTRTHREAIVRYGPCPAHRRSFAPVSQLPLPGL, encoded by the coding sequence GTGAGCGAGCGGGGCAAGCGCCAGCGCCGGAAGGCGGCACGCCTCGGCGTGCTGCTGCGTCCGGAGCGGGAACTGTGGCGCCTGGGCTATCGGCTGGTGGCGGGTGTTGATGAGGTCGGCGTCGGACCACTGGCGGGTCCAGTGGTGGCGGCGGCGGTGGTATTTCCGCCCGAGGTGAGCATCCCCGGTGTTGACGACTCGAAGAAACTCACGCCGGCGGCGCGCGAGCGCCTTGCCGAGGCGATTCGGGCGCAGGCGCTGAGTATCGGAGTCGGGGTGGTCGGTGTCGCCGACATCGATCGGCTCAACATCTACCACGCCGCCCTTGAAGCGATGCGCCGGGCGGTGCTGGAACTCACGCTGGTGCCGGCGCACCTGCTGGTGGATGCCCGCCACGTGCCCGGCCTCGACATCCCGCAGCTGGCGCTGGTCAAAGGCGACGCTCGCAGTTTTTCCATCGCCGCCGCCTCAATTGTGGCCAAGGTGGCGCGTGACCGCATGATGGTGGCACTCGATGAACAGTACCCCGTATATGGCTTCGCCTCTCATATGGGCTACGGCACTCGCACCCATCGCGAGGCCATCGTTCGCTACGGGCCGTGCCCCGCTCATCGCCGCTCGTTTGCGCCGGTAAGCCAACTACCGCTTCCCGGCCTGTGA
- a CDS encoding TonB-dependent receptor, producing MMFTSRRAVILTVAAAVAFGLPGQTWAQAKKKAGDKPEAGMEVGVEEITVTAEKREESLQETPVSVTAITSEAIEEKGIRDVIDLGQVAPNLHMHPNVGGSTGVTVNMRGVIRTDPIITNQPKVGLYTDGVYIAKSSAANAELSDIERIEVLRGPQGTLWGRNANGGAVNFITKKPTSEKSISAKTEVGNYEQFKGSVILNTPVIGKGGLAESEGFGTLNLRQVADYRSRDGFYDNTGDYYTDPTTGRKQRGGSGDFANLDRVATSTSLRWEPAKSATIDYNFEYRRHVENPSASQLTYVYPNAPGAQPLVPYIEADRADAIANNSLLENDVTRGPYRQQVNHGNARAHTVTAAFDLAKPDESSNVTLKSISSYRTFTQQEDQDVDGSPLHYGDFELHHDVAYWSQELQLLGTFPRLKWVLGGYYYGEHGDEQSGQVLYGGATNLAYNDVFNVRSYAPYAQGTYTFPFLDDRLSLTLGVRYTQEQVHHGKQYSCYAIMVPDRNNPGQFTNICNVGIPSFKNFSVAHGRAFGGWDAVSPMGSIAFQATDDFMFYVRASRGFQSGGFNGRATTEEAFAQNYDPETLEAYEGGIKSQWLDNRLQVNASMFFSDYHDLQVAVFRASQYGGAVSTLQNAASANIWGSELEVVAVPLRGIEASVTYGYIDPTYKEFMEQALDAMGNPVLDSQGNPERIDVSDQRQFVLTPKHAVTVGLSYTAPPTDRGTFSAHMDTYWQDDVVFLVDEHYVNNQGDYGLLNGRVQLAGIPLQHGSLDVAVFAHNLLDRKYRTFGVDFGPQLGWAVNQYGDPRTFGLQLAYNFTAS from the coding sequence ATGATGTTCACATCGAGGCGGGCTGTCATCCTCACGGTAGCGGCGGCGGTGGCATTTGGGCTGCCAGGGCAAACCTGGGCGCAGGCCAAGAAGAAGGCCGGGGACAAGCCGGAAGCCGGGATGGAGGTCGGGGTCGAAGAGATCACCGTGACCGCGGAAAAACGCGAAGAGAGCCTACAGGAAACACCGGTCTCGGTTACCGCGATTACCAGCGAGGCCATCGAGGAGAAGGGCATTAGGGATGTGATCGACCTCGGACAAGTGGCGCCCAATCTCCACATGCACCCAAACGTCGGCGGCAGCACCGGAGTAACCGTCAACATGCGAGGTGTGATCAGAACCGATCCGATCATCACCAATCAGCCGAAGGTGGGCCTCTATACCGATGGCGTCTACATCGCCAAGTCGTCGGCGGCGAATGCCGAGCTGTCGGACATCGAGCGCATCGAAGTGCTGCGCGGGCCGCAAGGAACCCTGTGGGGCCGAAACGCCAACGGCGGCGCGGTCAATTTCATCACCAAGAAACCTACGTCCGAGAAGTCGATCAGCGCCAAGACCGAGGTCGGCAATTACGAGCAATTCAAGGGCAGCGTGATCCTCAATACCCCCGTAATTGGCAAAGGCGGGTTGGCCGAGTCAGAGGGCTTCGGCACCCTCAACCTGAGACAGGTGGCGGATTACCGCTCACGCGACGGCTTCTATGACAATACCGGCGATTACTACACGGATCCGACGACCGGCAGGAAACAGCGGGGCGGCTCGGGCGACTTTGCCAACCTGGACCGTGTCGCTACCAGCACCTCGCTGCGCTGGGAACCGGCCAAGAGCGCCACGATAGACTACAACTTCGAGTACCGCCGTCACGTGGAGAACCCGTCGGCCTCGCAGCTGACCTACGTCTACCCTAACGCTCCGGGCGCCCAGCCCCTTGTCCCGTATATAGAGGCAGATCGGGCCGATGCAATCGCCAACAACTCGCTCTTGGAAAACGACGTAACCAGGGGTCCCTACCGGCAGCAGGTGAACCATGGCAATGCGCGCGCGCATACCGTGACGGCGGCGTTTGACCTGGCGAAACCGGATGAGTCGTCAAACGTAACGCTCAAGTCGATTTCCTCCTATCGAACTTTCACCCAACAAGAGGATCAGGACGTCGACGGTAGCCCGCTGCATTACGGGGACTTCGAGCTGCACCACGACGTCGCCTATTGGAGCCAGGAACTCCAGCTCCTCGGCACCTTCCCGCGCCTCAAGTGGGTGCTGGGCGGTTACTACTATGGCGAGCACGGCGACGAGCAGAGCGGGCAAGTCCTTTACGGCGGCGCAACCAATCTTGCCTACAACGACGTTTTCAACGTTCGCTCGTATGCCCCTTATGCGCAGGGGACCTACACGTTTCCGTTCTTGGACGACAGGCTCAGCCTCACTCTTGGTGTTCGTTACACGCAAGAGCAAGTCCATCACGGCAAGCAGTACTCCTGCTACGCCATCATGGTCCCCGATCGAAACAACCCGGGGCAATTCACCAACATCTGCAACGTCGGAATCCCGTCGTTCAAGAACTTCTCGGTGGCCCACGGTAGAGCCTTCGGCGGTTGGGATGCCGTCTCCCCGATGGGGAGCATCGCGTTCCAGGCGACCGACGACTTCATGTTCTATGTCCGGGCCAGCCGCGGATTCCAGAGCGGCGGCTTCAACGGTCGCGCGACGACCGAAGAGGCTTTTGCCCAGAACTACGACCCGGAAACCCTGGAGGCTTACGAGGGCGGCATCAAGTCGCAGTGGCTCGACAACCGCCTACAGGTGAATGCCTCGATGTTCTTCAGCGACTACCATGACCTACAGGTGGCGGTATTCCGCGCCAGCCAGTACGGCGGTGCGGTGTCAACGCTGCAAAATGCCGCGTCCGCTAACATCTGGGGTAGCGAGCTTGAAGTGGTCGCCGTGCCCCTGCGCGGCATCGAGGCTTCCGTGACTTACGGCTACATCGATCCAACCTACAAGGAGTTCATGGAACAAGCCCTCGACGCCATGGGCAATCCCGTGCTCGATTCCCAGGGCAACCCCGAGCGGATAGACGTCTCGGACCAGCGCCAGTTCGTGCTCACACCCAAGCACGCCGTTACGGTCGGGCTCTCATACACCGCACCACCAACGGACAGGGGAACGTTCTCGGCGCACATGGACACCTACTGGCAGGACGACGTCGTGTTCCTGGTTGATGAGCACTACGTCAACAACCAGGGCGACTACGGGCTACTCAACGGCCGCGTGCAACTGGCCGGCATTCCGCTGCAGCACGGAAGCCTAGACGTGGCGGTGTTTGCCCACAATCTGCTCGACCGCAAGTACCGCACCTTCGGCGTTGATTTCGGCCCGCAGCTTGGTTGGGCCGTCAACCAGTACGGCGACCCGCGCACCTTCGGTCTCCAGCTCGCCTACAACTTCACCGCCTCCTGA
- the vanZ gene encoding VanZ family protein, protein MTKESSSPLPAQLPAASVPRPGWQDWLRYWGTVAAWMTVIAMLSSDAFSATNTNRYLDPLLRFLFPGISTSQILLAHTLVRKSAHFAEFLVLGLLVFWASRRGRPPRWRWRWMVQALVIAGGYALLDELRQAFVPSRTASFADSGVDSLGALVSQSLVYLRYRWLMRWS, encoded by the coding sequence ATGACCAAGGAGAGCAGCAGCCCGCTACCGGCGCAGTTGCCGGCCGCATCGGTGCCGCGGCCGGGCTGGCAGGATTGGCTGCGCTACTGGGGCACAGTGGCAGCCTGGATGACAGTCATCGCCATGCTGTCATCCGACGCGTTTTCAGCAACGAACACCAACCGCTACCTCGATCCGCTGCTGCGCTTCTTGTTCCCAGGCATCTCGACGAGCCAGATCCTGCTCGCCCACACCCTCGTGCGCAAGAGTGCGCACTTTGCCGAATTCCTTGTCCTCGGCCTACTGGTCTTCTGGGCCTCTCGCCGGGGCCGTCCGCCGCGCTGGCGCTGGCGTTGGATGGTGCAGGCGCTGGTGATAGCGGGTGGCTACGCCTTGCTCGACGAGTTGCGTCAGGCCTTCGTCCCCAGCCGAACCGCCTCGTTCGCCGATAGTGGCGTCGATTCCCTCGGTGCATTGGTCAGCCAGTCCCTGGTTTATCTGCGCTATCGCTGGCTGATGCGGTGGAGCTAA
- a CDS encoding 2-oxo acid dehydrogenase subunit E2 yields MAIEITLPKLTDTMEEATVVQWLKQVGEAVQAGEIIAEVETDKANMELESAASGILAEIRVAEGETARVGAVLALVDATARSATAAPPTPPRPAVESARPAPAKAPRPAKPTPPPPPQPVAASAPAAGRVELSKMRLTIARRMAEAKRDVPHFYVTREIEMDEAMRLRAALEATGRIEGPLTVTHVLIKAVAVALQRCPRLNASWDDGALRFSEHVNVGIATAVEDGLLVPVIIGCEHLGLPAIAAAARQLGEKARGGRFSADEMLGGTFTISNLGMLEVDEFAAVINPPQVAILAVGTVRARAVVRAGQLAAAQTMRVTLSCDHRALNGVEAAQFLAELKQLLENPLVLAIG; encoded by the coding sequence ATGGCGATCGAGATCACCTTGCCGAAGCTGACCGACACGATGGAGGAGGCCACCGTCGTGCAGTGGCTGAAACAGGTCGGCGAAGCGGTGCAGGCCGGTGAAATCATCGCCGAGGTTGAGACCGACAAAGCCAACATGGAGCTGGAGTCCGCCGCCTCGGGAATATTGGCGGAAATCAGGGTCGCCGAGGGCGAGACGGCCCGGGTGGGTGCGGTGCTGGCTTTGGTTGATGCGACGGCAAGATCTGCGACCGCCGCGCCGCCGACACCGCCACGCCCGGCCGTGGAATCAGCCCGCCCGGCGCCGGCCAAGGCGCCGCGGCCGGCGAAGCCCACACCGCCGCCCCCGCCGCAGCCCGTAGCTGCAAGCGCTCCTGCGGCCGGTCGGGTCGAGTTGTCGAAGATGCGACTCACCATCGCCCGCCGCATGGCCGAGGCCAAACGCGACGTGCCGCACTTTTACGTTACCCGCGAAATCGAAATGGACGAGGCTATGCGCCTGCGCGCCGCGCTCGAAGCCACAGGGCGGATCGAAGGCCCGCTCACCGTGACGCACGTGCTCATCAAAGCGGTAGCGGTGGCGCTGCAACGTTGCCCGCGCCTCAATGCTTCGTGGGACGACGGTGCACTGAGGTTTTCCGAGCACGTCAACGTCGGCATCGCCACGGCCGTCGAGGACGGCCTGCTTGTCCCGGTCATTATCGGCTGCGAGCATCTGGGGCTGCCAGCGATTGCCGCCGCGGCACGCCAGCTGGGCGAGAAAGCCCGCGGCGGCCGCTTCAGTGCAGACGAGATGCTGGGCGGCACCTTTACCATCTCCAATCTCGGCATGCTCGAAGTCGATGAGTTCGCGGCCGTGATCAATCCACCCCAGGTGGCGATTCTGGCGGTCGGGACGGTTAGAGCCCGGGCCGTGGTGCGGGCCGGCCAACTGGCGGCGGCGCAGACGATGCGGGTCACCCTTTCGTGCGATCACCGCGCGCTCAACGGCGTCGAGGCTGCGCAGTTTCTTGCAGAACTCAAGCAGTTGCTGGAAAACCCACTGGTGCTGGCGATCGGTTGA